From the Bacteroidota bacterium genome, the window TACCGGAATCCGAGATGCCGATCTATAAAATTCCTTTACCTGTTTACGTTTTAGCGGCTGTTGTCGTGGTGTCGGGATTGATGGGGGGCTATGCCGGCCTGGTTAATCCTGGTTTGTTTTTTGGATTCATGGGCGATGTTGACTGGTCTGCCAACAACCTGCCTTTCCTGAATGGCCTGTGGGGCACCCGTAATTTATCGCTTGTGCTCATGATGGTAGCCGGCGTCATTTTGCGCAATCCCTCCATCATGTTCACGGTTTTTACAGTGCGAACGCTCACAGAAATACAGGATATGTTTTTGCTTGCTCCCAACACGCTGGATCCGTCTTTAATGGCGCCTGTATCCAATCCAACGTTTTTCGATCAATTCATGGCGGTCTTTCCCTTTATAGTGCTTGCTTCAGAACTTGCAGGCGCAATATGGCTAGGAAGCTTACTGTTTGGGAAAAAGAAATCACATGCTGAAGTTGGATGAAAGCAATAGTTGTTGAAGCACCTGGTGGGCCAGATGTACTTAAATTAACCACGCGTCCTATACCTGACGTCAAGCCGGGTTGGGTGCTGGTGCGGGTAAAAGCGTTTGGTTTGAATCGATCAGAAATGTATACGCGCCAGGGGCACTCGGGTGACTTTGTACCGTTTCCAAGGATCTTGGGCATCGAATGTGTTGGCGAGGTTGCTGACCCATCCGATGGCGGGTTCGCGGTAGGGCAGCGTGTGGTTGCAATGATGGGACAGATGGGGCGCGCGTACGACGGCGGGTACGCGCAATATGCATTGCTGCCCCGGGCGCAGCTCATCCCGGTCGAGACAACGCTACCGTGGGACGAATTGGGGGCGATTCCTGAGACTTTCATCACAGCTTATGGCTCGCTGGACCAATTGAAACTGCAAGCTAGACAAACGCTGCTTATTCGTGGTGGTACGTCAGCGGCCGGCATGGCTGCTGCGACCATTGCCAAAGATATGGGCGTTACCGTACTGGCTACCACAAGGAATCCGGCAAAGAAGCCGGCCTTGGTGGCTAATGGTGTAGATGCTGTATTTATTGACAAAGGCGCAATTGCAACAGCCGTTCGCCGTATTTACCCTCGTGGCGTAGACGCTGTCCTCGAATTGGTAGGCCAACCAACCCTAGAAGATTCCATTGCCTGCCTCGAAGCTACAGGGATTATTTGTCAGACAGGATTACTGGGGGACAAGTGGGATTATTGGGTAACGGGTCTTGATGGCGTTGCAGAGACAATTCGAACAACAACATACAGCAGTGAAGCCGTTACCGCTGCCAATAGTGCTGCAACGCTGCAAACCATTGTGACGCGCGTTGAAGCAGGGCGATACCGCCTTAATATCGACCGTATCTTTGAGATGGAAGAGATTGTCGAGGCCCACACCATCATGGAAGAGAGCCGAG encodes:
- a CDS encoding zinc-binding dehydrogenase; translation: MKAIVVEAPGGPDVLKLTTRPIPDVKPGWVLVRVKAFGLNRSEMYTRQGHSGDFVPFPRILGIECVGEVADPSDGGFAVGQRVVAMMGQMGRAYDGGYAQYALLPRAQLIPVETTLPWDELGAIPETFITAYGSLDQLKLQARQTLLIRGGTSAAGMAAATIAKDMGVTVLATTRNPAKKPALVANGVDAVFIDKGAIATAVRRIYPRGVDAVLELVGQPTLEDSIACLEATGIICQTGLLGDKWDYWVTGLDGVAETIRTTTYSSEAVTAANSAATLQTIVTRVEAGRYRLNIDRIFEMEEIVEAHTIMEESRAKGKLVVRTGV